The following are from one region of the Schistocerca cancellata isolate TAMUIC-IGC-003103 chromosome 11, iqSchCanc2.1, whole genome shotgun sequence genome:
- the LOC126108646 gene encoding zinc finger protein 729-like isoform X3: protein MEKSTHEFGTCTEDVTLDEECSVATRYDCSTREKKFHVYSCNSCQQSFSSKYRLIMHVFMHIDGTQPPLYVCKWCGEVFHSNVSLKKHLRMSEKYHVLIAGNHEKYGYIDEHQSSIFLDSLPEVSATQHNEQSSCKETWKASKQSSNDMCNTHMTNDTEKTVDYGNLSTAVNVSAQADLITANRTDKYGIYGNLFGRSHHLKREKLIHMGKKPHKCEIRGESFAQSGHLNTQTLIHTGNKLHKCGICDKSFAQAHHHTNHVVIHTGKKSHKCEICGKSFVSAGGLKMHGLLHTGNRPHKCETCGKSFVRSGDLKIHGLIHTGKKPHKCEICGKYFLRSCDLKIHGLIHTGKKPHKCEMCGKSFAQTGNLKRHSLNHTGKKPHKCEICGKCFTMLCNLKIHLLNHTGNKPHKCETCGKSFTRAGNLKRHRLIHTGKKPHKCEFCGKSFAGAGSLKRHSLIHTGMKAHRCEICGKSFARAGSLKRHSVIHTAKKPHKCEICGKSFGLSSYLKKHIFIHTGQKPHKCEFCGRCFAFSYTLKTHELIHTGRKPNKCEMCGKSFAQPGSLKRHSVIHTAKKPHKCQFCGRCFALSNNLKTHELIHTGIKPHKCEICGKSFTVLCYLKKHALIHTGKKRHKCDICGKSFASSGDLKTHALEHIGRGRHKCGI from the coding sequence ATGGAGAAGTCAACACACGAGTTTGGTACCTGTACAGAAGATGTGACTCTTGATGAGGAATGCTCAGTTGCCACCAGATATGACTGTAGTACGAGGGAAAAGAAATTTCATGTGTATAGCTGTAATTCTTGCCAACAGAGCTTTTCTTCAAAATACAGACTCATAATGCATGTGTTTATGCACATTGATGGCACACAACCACCTTTGTATGTTTGCAAGTGGTGTGGTGAGGTATTTCACAGTAATGTTAGTTTGAAAAAACATTTAAGAATGAGTGAGAAATATCATGTCTTAATTGCTGGCAACCATGAAAAATATGGCTATATTGATGAGCATCAAAGCAGTATCTTCTTGGATAGTTTGCCAGAAGTTTCTGCTACACAACACAATGAGCAGTCTTCATGTAAGGAAACTTGGAAAGCTTCAAAGCAGTCCTCTAATGACATGTGTAACACACACATGACAAATGATACAGAGAAAACAGTTGATTATGGAAATTTATCTACAGCTGTTAATGTCAGTGCCCAGGCTGATCTAATTACTGCAAACAGAACTGACAAATATGGTATTTATGGCAACTTGTTTGGTAGGTCACATCATCTCAAGAGAGAGAAACTAATTCACATGGGAAAGAAACCCCACAAATGTGAGATTCGTGGGGAATCGTTTGCTCAGTCAGGTCATCTCAATACACAaacattaattcacactggaaacaaACTTCACAAATGTGGGATTTGTGACAAATCGTTTGCTCAGGCACATCATCACACGAATCATGTcgtaattcacactggaaagaaatcacacaaatgtgagatttgtgggaaatcattTGTTAGTGCAGGCGGTCTCAAGATGCACGGCTTACTTCACACTGGAAATAGACCGCACAAATGTGAGActtgtgggaaatcttttgttaggtcaggcgatctcaAGATACAtggattaattcacactggaaagaaacctcacaaatgtgagatttgtgggaaatattTTCTTAGGTCATGTGATCTCAAGATACAtggattaattcacactggaaagaaacctcacaaatgtgagatgtgtgggaaatcttttgctcaAACAGGCAATCTCAAGAGACATTCGTTaaatcacactggaaagaaacctcacaaatgtgagatttgtgggaaatgttTTACTATGTTATGCAATCTCAAGATACACTTACTAAATCACACTGGAaataaacctcacaaatgtgagacttgtgggaaatcttttactaGGGCAGGCAATCTGAAGAGACACaggttaattcacactggaaagaaaccgcacaaatgtgagttttgtgggaaatcttttgctggAGCAGGTAGTCTCAAGAGACATTCTTTAATTCACACTGGAATGAAAGCTCACagatgtgagatttgtgggaaatcttttgctagAGCAGGCAGTCTCAAGAGACATTCCGTAATTCACACTgcaaagaaacctcacaaatgtgagatttgtgggaaatcgtTTGGTTTGTCAAGCTATCTCAAGAAACATATATTTATTCACACTGgacagaaacctcacaaatgtgagttttgtgggAGATGTTTTGCTTTCTCATACACTCTGAAGACACATGAATTAATTCATACTGGAAGGAAACCTAACAAGTGTGAgatgtgtgggaaatcttttgctcaGCCAGGCAGTCTCAAGAGACATTCCGTAATTCACACTgcaaagaaacctcacaaatgtcagTTTTGTGGGAGATGCTTTGCTTTGTCCAACAATCTCAAGACACACGAATTAATTCACACTGGGataaaacctcacaaatgtgagatttgtgggaaatcttttactgTGTTATGCTATCTCAAGAAACAtgcattaattcacactggaaagaaacgaCACAAATGCgatatttgtgggaaatcttttgctagTTCAGGCGATCTCAAGACACATGCATTAGAACACATTGGAAGGGGACGTCACAAATGTGGTATCTGA
- the LOC126108646 gene encoding zinc finger protein 431-like isoform X2, with amino-acid sequence MFQEPTIWIKKEEMDEVQTQLCSMSVKDPLGISWSTDFIKKDPELNLEMNVTENIVETSTRYTSDAARLTQSTGERCGVSCEETCHHRQDEFVIDMEKSTHEFGTCTEDVTLDEECSVATRYDCSTREKKFHVYSCNSCQQSFSSKYRLIMHVFMHIDGTQPPLYVCKWCGEVFHSNVSLKKHLRMSEKYHVLIAGNHEKYGYIDEHQSSIFLDSLPEVSATQHNEQSSCKETWKASKQSSNDMCNTHMTNDTEKTVDYGNLSTAVNVSAQADLITANRTDKYGIYGNLFGRSHHLKREKLIHMGKKPHKCEIRGESFAQSGHLNTQTLIHTGNKLHKCGICDKSFAQAHHHTNHVVIHTGKKSHKCEICGKSFVSAGGLKMHGLLHTGNRPHKCETCGKSFVRSGDLKIHGLIHTGKKPHKCEICGKYFLRSCDLKIHGLIHTGKKPHKCEMCGKSFAQTGNLKRHSLNHTGKKPHKCEICGKCFTMLCNLKIHLLNHTGNKPHKCETCGKSFTRAGNLKRHRLIHTGKKPHKCEFCGKSFAGAGSLKRHSLIHTGMKAHRCEICGKSFARAGSLKRHSVIHTAKKPHKCEICGKSFGLSSYLKKHIFIHTGQKPHKCEFCGRCFAFSYTLKTHELIHTGRKPNKCEMCGKSFAQPGSLKRHSVIHTAKKPHKCQFCGRCFALSNNLKTHELIHTGIKPHKCEICGKSFTVLCYLKKHALIHTGKKRHKCDICGKSFASSGDLKTHALEHIGRGRHKCGI; translated from the coding sequence ATTGACTCAGAGTACTGGTGAGAGGTGTGGAGTATCATGTGAAGAAACTTGTCACCATAGACAGGATGAGTTTGTGATAGACATGGAGAAGTCAACACACGAGTTTGGTACCTGTACAGAAGATGTGACTCTTGATGAGGAATGCTCAGTTGCCACCAGATATGACTGTAGTACGAGGGAAAAGAAATTTCATGTGTATAGCTGTAATTCTTGCCAACAGAGCTTTTCTTCAAAATACAGACTCATAATGCATGTGTTTATGCACATTGATGGCACACAACCACCTTTGTATGTTTGCAAGTGGTGTGGTGAGGTATTTCACAGTAATGTTAGTTTGAAAAAACATTTAAGAATGAGTGAGAAATATCATGTCTTAATTGCTGGCAACCATGAAAAATATGGCTATATTGATGAGCATCAAAGCAGTATCTTCTTGGATAGTTTGCCAGAAGTTTCTGCTACACAACACAATGAGCAGTCTTCATGTAAGGAAACTTGGAAAGCTTCAAAGCAGTCCTCTAATGACATGTGTAACACACACATGACAAATGATACAGAGAAAACAGTTGATTATGGAAATTTATCTACAGCTGTTAATGTCAGTGCCCAGGCTGATCTAATTACTGCAAACAGAACTGACAAATATGGTATTTATGGCAACTTGTTTGGTAGGTCACATCATCTCAAGAGAGAGAAACTAATTCACATGGGAAAGAAACCCCACAAATGTGAGATTCGTGGGGAATCGTTTGCTCAGTCAGGTCATCTCAATACACAaacattaattcacactggaaacaaACTTCACAAATGTGGGATTTGTGACAAATCGTTTGCTCAGGCACATCATCACACGAATCATGTcgtaattcacactggaaagaaatcacacaaatgtgagatttgtgggaaatcattTGTTAGTGCAGGCGGTCTCAAGATGCACGGCTTACTTCACACTGGAAATAGACCGCACAAATGTGAGActtgtgggaaatcttttgttaggtcaggcgatctcaAGATACAtggattaattcacactggaaagaaacctcacaaatgtgagatttgtgggaaatattTTCTTAGGTCATGTGATCTCAAGATACAtggattaattcacactggaaagaaacctcacaaatgtgagatgtgtgggaaatcttttgctcaAACAGGCAATCTCAAGAGACATTCGTTaaatcacactggaaagaaacctcacaaatgtgagatttgtgggaaatgttTTACTATGTTATGCAATCTCAAGATACACTTACTAAATCACACTGGAaataaacctcacaaatgtgagacttgtgggaaatcttttactaGGGCAGGCAATCTGAAGAGACACaggttaattcacactggaaagaaaccgcacaaatgtgagttttgtgggaaatcttttgctggAGCAGGTAGTCTCAAGAGACATTCTTTAATTCACACTGGAATGAAAGCTCACagatgtgagatttgtgggaaatcttttgctagAGCAGGCAGTCTCAAGAGACATTCCGTAATTCACACTgcaaagaaacctcacaaatgtgagatttgtgggaaatcgtTTGGTTTGTCAAGCTATCTCAAGAAACATATATTTATTCACACTGgacagaaacctcacaaatgtgagttttgtgggAGATGTTTTGCTTTCTCATACACTCTGAAGACACATGAATTAATTCATACTGGAAGGAAACCTAACAAGTGTGAgatgtgtgggaaatcttttgctcaGCCAGGCAGTCTCAAGAGACATTCCGTAATTCACACTgcaaagaaacctcacaaatgtcagTTTTGTGGGAGATGCTTTGCTTTGTCCAACAATCTCAAGACACACGAATTAATTCACACTGGGataaaacctcacaaatgtgagatttgtgggaaatcttttactgTGTTATGCTATCTCAAGAAACAtgcattaattcacactggaaagaaacgaCACAAATGCgatatttgtgggaaatcttttgctagTTCAGGCGATCTCAAGACACATGCATTAGAACACATTGGAAGGGGACGTCACAAATGTGGTATCTGA